Below is a genomic region from Spirosoma radiotolerans.
AACTTATCCGGCTCGGTTTTGGGCGAAAACTGGGCGGTTACCGAAATGGGTTCTTCGCCTGTTACGTACCGGGCGCCCTGAATGGCGTAGATGCCGACATCCATGAGTGGGCCACCGCCCGCCATTGACTTTTTCATCCGCCACTGCGTTGGATCACCGATGCGGAAACCGTCGCTGCTTTCTACAAACTTAACGGCTCCGAATACCTTCTCCTGCCCAAGCCGTATCACTTCTCTGGTAAATGGCTCGTAGTGCAGGCGGTACCCAACAGCCAACTGTTTGTTCGCCTTTTTGCAGGCATCGATCATGTTCTGGCAAGCCTTTGGCATGATTGCCAAAGGCTTTTCGCAGATAACGTGCTTGCCCGCCTGGGCCGCTCGAATAACATACTCTTCATGCATGGAGTTGGGTAATACAACATACACGACGTCGATGTCTTTGTTATCGGCGATCCGGTCGAAGGTTTTATAATCGTAGACGTTCTCCTTCGGAATGTTGTACTTCTTCATCCACTCGTCGGCTTTAGCAGGCGTACCGGTCACGATGCCGGCCAGGCGGCAATTCTGCGTCAGCTGTAAGGCCGGCGCTAACTGGTTTTTGCTATAGCTGCCCAGGCCGACCAGCGCAATCCCCAGTTTACGACCCGGCTGCGACAAATCTGCCGAATCAAGGTTGCTGGCTAGTGAATAAATGCGGCTGTGCTCGTTCTGGAAAGAAAGCGTTTCGCCATAGCCAAGAAGCGGTAATGAAAGAGCCGATGCACCTGCACCAAGGTTTCGTAAGAAGGTGCGCCGGGAATTGAAGTCTTGATTTTTCATGAGTAGCCGTTTAGGGAGACCCGTTAATGCTAGGTTGGTTAAATAAGCTCTGGAGTCCATAAAAAAAGCACCGAAGCTGGATTTTCTACCAACTTCGGTGCCAAGTAATTCTATGTCTGTAAAAGCCTTAGGCGAGCTTAAGCTGGATCTCAGTTACGCAACGCGACGGATTTTCCAGATCAATGATAGTGTATACCTCACGCACGTACCCATCGTTCTGATTCCCATCCCGATAAAGTTGCCTAAAAAGCGCATCATATACCTGCCCAAATTCACTCCAGGGGCCTCTATAGGTATAAAAGGCGCATCGAAACGAAGGAAAGACCTGATAGGAAAATGTATCTGGCTGACTACCCGGCTGGCGAATAGGCAGGGCAATGTCCAGATGGAATTCATTCGTTTCATCACCGTTGACACCCGTGTAAATCCATTGAACCGGCCCTATTACTTCCAGACCGAGATGATTGGCTTCTGCATACAGCCTAGTAACAACATCGCTGGTATGACGCGATAAGGTTGGCAAGGTTGCGCGGGTAGTAAAGCAGAGACCGGTAAAGGCCGGTATTTCTTTAATTTGAAGGGCTTTTTCGGGAATTTCCAATTGTGTTGTCATGATTTGTTGGGATTTGTAAATGACCATAACAAAGATCGCGTGGAGCGCTGACAGCCCTATGTCAGTAACGTTTGCGTTTGTTAAGCATGATCATAAACAAACGAGCCAGTTCCGGTTTAAGGGCTGGCTCGTATTGATAAAGTGATTATTCGTTCTGGTATTTACCAGGTAGGCCAGTGAAAATAACTTAAACGATTCTAACTTCGTCACTTATTATTGAGGTGTGGGTAACTCAAAAAACAAGGCCCAGCGTTAGGCAGAAGTATCCTTCCAATCAGGGCTTGCCGGAATTGTCCAGGCTAATGGGTAACTGTCGAATTCGCTTTCCGGTAGCGGCAAAGAGTGCATTGGCCAGAGCGGGGGCAATGGGCGCCACACCTGGTTCGCCAGCACCCCCCATTTTGCCGTTACTAGGTACAATGTAAACCTCAATGGTCGGCATCTCATCCATGCGTAACATGCGGTAGTCATGAAAATTGCTTTGCTGCACGTGCCCATTTTCGAGTGTTATCTCGCCATACAAAGCCGCCGTAAGCCCGAAAACGATTCCACCTTCCATCTGGGCGCGAACACCGTCAGGATTTACCGCTAAACCACAGTCGATGGCGCATACCACACGATGGATACGTACCGACTGATTCATAACGGATACTTCGACTACCTGCGCCACGTAGCTTCCCATTGCTTCGCAAACGGCTACTCCTCTAAATCGGCCTTTGGGCAAGGGGCTGGCCCAGTGGGCTTTTTCGGTCGCCAGATTAAGTACTGCCAAATGGCGAGGGTGATTTGTCAGTAACGAACGTCGGTAATCGACGGAGTCTGTTTCTGCCAGCGCTGCTAACTCATCTATCAAGGTTTCCATGACAAAAACTGTGTGGGTGCTACCGACCGAACGCCAGGGAAGAACCGGAACGCTGGCCGTTGTAGTATGCAACGCAAAAGACTGGTCAGGAATGGTATCAGCGTAAGGCCCCCCTGTGGTAACCGAACTATAATCGATTCCTTTTTGAACGATCAGCCCAGCTAAGGGCGTATTAGAAAACAGGGATTGACCAACGATTCGGTGCTGCCAAGCCATTGGAAATCCATCGGCTCCAACACCAATCTGCACCCGGTGGACGTAAACCGGCCGGTAATAGCCTCCTTTGATGTCGTCCTCCCGAGACCAGATCAGTTTTATAGGTTTTTTACTGGCT
It encodes:
- a CDS encoding Gfo/Idh/MocA family protein, whose amino-acid sequence is MKNQDFNSRRTFLRNLGAGASALSLPLLGYGETLSFQNEHSRIYSLASNLDSADLSQPGRKLGIALVGLGSYSKNQLAPALQLTQNCRLAGIVTGTPAKADEWMKKYNIPKENVYDYKTFDRIADNKDIDVVYVVLPNSMHEEYVIRAAQAGKHVICEKPLAIMPKACQNMIDACKKANKQLAVGYRLHYEPFTREVIRLGQEKVFGAVKFVESSDGFRIGDPTQWRMKKSMAGGGPLMDVGIYAIQGARYVTGEEPISVTAQFSPKTEPDKFKDVEETMFWQFQFPSGAVSNSTTSYTAGVERLRASCEKGWFELSPAFGYGPLKGMTSKGPIEQPVVNHQAAHMDGVCKDLLAGKQLPDHVTGAEGLRDVKLLQAVYQAAETGRKINLKA
- a CDS encoding GyrI-like domain-containing protein, which gives rise to MTTQLEIPEKALQIKEIPAFTGLCFTTRATLPTLSRHTSDVVTRLYAEANHLGLEVIGPVQWIYTGVNGDETNEFHLDIALPIRQPGSQPDTFSYQVFPSFRCAFYTYRGPWSEFGQVYDALFRQLYRDGNQNDGYVREVYTIIDLENPSRCVTEIQLKLA